A section of the Streptomyces xinghaiensis S187 genome encodes:
- a CDS encoding adenosine deaminase: MTDLQPFIAGLPKAELHVHHVGSASPRIVSALASRHPDSPVPTDPEALADYFVFRDFAHFIEVYLSVVDLIRDAQDVRLLTYEVARDMSRQNIRYAELTITPFSSTRRGIPDAEFVEAIEDARKAAEAELGVVLRWCFDIPGEAGLESAEETTRIAVEQQCEGLVSFGLGGPEIGVPRPQFKPYFDRAIAAGLRSVPHAGETTGPQTIWDALNDLRAERIGHGTSATQDPRLLEHLAEHRIPLEVCPTSNIATRAVTDLDQHPLKDMVAAGVLVTINSDDPPMFGTDLNTEYGVAARLLDLDATGLAGLAKNAVEASFLDPAGKAKLAAEIDAYTAEWLRR, from the coding sequence ATGACCGATCTGCAGCCCTTCATCGCGGGACTGCCCAAGGCCGAGCTGCACGTCCACCACGTCGGCTCCGCCTCGCCGCGCATCGTGTCCGCCCTGGCCTCCCGGCACCCCGACTCCCCGGTGCCCACCGATCCCGAGGCGCTGGCCGACTATTTCGTCTTCCGCGACTTCGCCCACTTCATCGAGGTCTACCTCTCGGTCGTGGACCTCATCCGCGACGCCCAGGACGTCCGGCTGCTGACCTACGAGGTCGCCCGCGACATGTCCCGGCAGAACATCCGGTACGCCGAACTGACCATCACCCCGTTCAGCTCGACCCGCCGGGGCATCCCCGACGCCGAGTTCGTCGAGGCCATAGAGGACGCCCGCAAGGCGGCCGAGGCCGAGCTGGGCGTGGTGCTGCGCTGGTGCTTCGACATCCCCGGCGAGGCGGGCCTGGAGTCGGCCGAGGAGACCACCCGGATCGCGGTCGAGCAGCAGTGCGAGGGGCTGGTGTCGTTCGGGCTCGGCGGGCCGGAGATCGGCGTGCCCCGGCCCCAGTTCAAGCCGTACTTCGACCGGGCCATCGCGGCCGGGCTGCGCAGCGTCCCGCACGCGGGCGAGACCACCGGCCCGCAGACCATCTGGGACGCGCTGAACGACCTGCGCGCCGAGCGCATCGGCCACGGCACGAGCGCGACGCAGGACCCCCGGCTGCTGGAACACCTGGCCGAACACCGCATCCCCCTGGAGGTCTGCCCGACCTCCAACATCGCCACCCGCGCGGTCACCGACCTCGACCAGCACCCCCTGAAGGACATGGTGGCGGCCGGAGTCCTGGTCACCATCAACAGTGACGACCCGCCGATGTTCGGCACCGACCTCAACACCGAGTACGGCGTCGCGGCCCGCCTGCTCGACCTCGACGCGACGGGCCTCGCCGGCCTCGCCAAGAACGCGGTCGAGGCGTCCTTCCTCGACCCGGCGGGGAAGGCGAAGCTGGCCGCGGAGATCGACGCCTACACGGCGGAGTGGCTGCGCCGGTAG
- a CDS encoding Uma2 family endonuclease, with amino-acid sequence MTIELTDRIEMADSDELSLDDELSLDEMFELLERMPVPEGYKAEIVEGAIQMSPQRDAHWEIIRWIVRMLEDRFGMHVKVKSDVRIDFPGGRNGFAPDVVKLSDEARQDAKRRWSFRDIEFVAEVISRDTRENDYGKKKRTYARAGVPVYVIADPYTGKCHAFGRPEGEEYESELTVDFGEKLDLSPLGTDWTLETDQFPRD; translated from the coding sequence GTGACCATCGAGCTGACCGACAGGATCGAGATGGCCGACAGCGACGAGCTCAGCCTCGACGACGAGCTCAGCCTCGACGAGATGTTCGAGCTGCTGGAGCGGATGCCCGTCCCCGAGGGCTACAAGGCAGAGATCGTCGAGGGGGCCATCCAGATGTCGCCGCAGCGGGACGCGCACTGGGAGATCATCCGCTGGATCGTCCGCATGCTGGAGGACCGGTTCGGGATGCATGTCAAGGTCAAGTCCGATGTGCGGATCGACTTCCCGGGCGGCCGCAACGGCTTCGCGCCGGACGTCGTCAAGCTCTCGGACGAGGCACGGCAGGACGCGAAGCGGCGCTGGAGCTTCCGCGACATCGAGTTCGTGGCCGAGGTGATCTCCCGGGACACGCGGGAGAACGACTACGGCAAGAAGAAGCGGACCTACGCCCGCGCCGGGGTCCCCGTATACGTCATCGCGGATCCGTACACCGGCAAGTGCCACGCCTTCGGCCGCCCCGAGGGCGAGGAGTACGAGAGCGAGCTCACCGTGGATTTCGGCGAGAAGCTCGACCTCTCCCCGCTCGGGACGGACTGGACGCTGGAAACCGACCAGTTCCCGCGGGACTGA
- a CDS encoding SAM-dependent methyltransferase has product MPDTPDTAAPPRLPRLTFHGPLSEARAARFVERLGRHRPATVLDIGCGWGELMLRVLGAVPGATGTGLDINAEDLARGRENARTRGLAGRVEFIAESAAGTARGPADLVLCTGAGHALTGDAEPSGATATAAALRALRRLVAPGGRVLFGEGYWERPPTDGELAAMWPGASADDHHDLAGLVGTALGAGFRPEWIETANADEWEEFESGYRAGTESWLAAHPDHPLAAETRERVDRQRTSWLTGYRGVLGMAYLTLVPAG; this is encoded by the coding sequence ATGCCCGATACCCCCGATACCGCTGCGCCGCCCCGGCTGCCCCGCCTGACCTTCCACGGCCCGCTCTCCGAGGCGCGCGCCGCCCGGTTCGTCGAGCGGCTCGGCCGGCACCGCCCCGCGACCGTCCTCGACATCGGCTGCGGCTGGGGCGAGTTGATGCTGCGCGTGCTCGGCGCCGTGCCCGGAGCCACCGGGACCGGCCTGGACATCAACGCGGAGGATCTGGCCCGGGGCCGGGAGAACGCCCGTACCCGGGGACTGGCCGGCCGGGTGGAGTTCATCGCGGAGTCCGCGGCCGGGACCGCCCGCGGGCCGGCCGATCTCGTGCTGTGCACCGGCGCCGGCCACGCCCTCACCGGGGACGCGGAGCCGTCCGGAGCCACCGCCACCGCCGCCGCCCTCCGCGCGCTGCGCCGGCTGGTCGCTCCCGGCGGGCGCGTGCTCTTCGGGGAGGGCTACTGGGAGCGCCCGCCCACGGACGGCGAGCTGGCCGCCATGTGGCCCGGCGCCTCCGCCGACGACCACCACGACCTGGCGGGGCTGGTCGGGACCGCGCTCGGTGCCGGGTTCCGTCCCGAGTGGATCGAGACGGCGAACGCCGACGAATGGGAGGAGTTCGAGTCCGGCTACCGGGCCGGCACGGAGAGCTGGCTCGCCGCGCACCCGGACCACCCGCTCGCCGCCGAAACGCGCGAGCGCGTGGACCGGCAGCGCACCTCCTGGCTGACCGGTTACCGCGGTGTCCTCGGCATGGCCTACCTCACCCTGGTGCCCGCCGGCTGA
- a CDS encoding gamma-aminobutyraldehyde dehydrogenase, whose amino-acid sequence MTTELRRLRNYIGGEFRDAADGRTTDVVNPATGEVYATAPLSGAADVDAAMAAAEAAFPAWRDLVPADRQKALLKIADAMEERAEELIEAECRDTGKPLGLTRSEEIPPMIDQVRFFAGAARMLEGRSGGEYMEGLTSFVRREPVGVCAQVAPWNYPMMMAVWKFAPALAAGNTVVLKPSDTTPASTVLLAEILGSVLPKGVFNVVCGDRDTGRLMVEHPVPAMASITGSVRAGTEVAASAAKDVKRVHLELGGKAPVVVFEDADLAKAVEGITEAGFFNAGQDCTAATRVLVHESVHDEFVAALAKAASDTKTGQPDDEDILYGALNNADQLAKVSGFIERLPAHATVETGGRRVGERGYFYAPTVVSGLKQDDEIVQNEVFGPVITVQPFTDERQALEYANGVEYALASSVWTKDHGRAMRMSKALDFGCVWINTHIPLVAEMPHGGFKKSGYGKDLSAYGFDDYTRIKHVMTSLDG is encoded by the coding sequence GTGACCACCGAACTGCGTCGTCTGCGCAACTACATCGGCGGGGAGTTCCGGGACGCCGCCGACGGCCGGACCACCGACGTGGTCAACCCGGCCACCGGCGAGGTGTACGCCACCGCTCCGCTGTCCGGCGCCGCCGACGTCGACGCCGCCATGGCCGCCGCCGAGGCCGCCTTCCCGGCCTGGCGGGACCTCGTCCCCGCGGACCGGCAGAAGGCCCTGCTCAAGATCGCCGACGCGATGGAGGAGCGTGCCGAGGAGCTGATCGAGGCCGAGTGCCGGGACACCGGCAAGCCGCTCGGGCTCACCCGCTCCGAGGAGATCCCGCCGATGATCGACCAGGTCCGCTTCTTCGCGGGCGCGGCGCGGATGCTGGAGGGGCGTTCCGGCGGCGAGTACATGGAGGGGCTGACCTCCTTCGTCCGCCGGGAGCCGGTCGGGGTCTGCGCGCAGGTCGCGCCGTGGAACTACCCGATGATGATGGCGGTCTGGAAGTTCGCCCCGGCGCTCGCCGCGGGCAACACGGTCGTCCTCAAGCCCTCCGACACCACCCCGGCGTCGACGGTGCTGCTCGCCGAGATCCTCGGCTCCGTCCTCCCGAAGGGCGTCTTCAACGTCGTCTGCGGCGACCGCGACACCGGCCGGCTGATGGTCGAGCACCCGGTGCCCGCGATGGCCTCCATCACCGGCTCGGTCCGGGCCGGCACGGAGGTCGCCGCCAGCGCCGCCAAGGACGTCAAGCGGGTCCACCTGGAGCTGGGCGGCAAGGCCCCCGTCGTCGTCTTCGAGGACGCCGACCTGGCCAAGGCCGTCGAGGGCATCACCGAGGCGGGCTTCTTCAACGCCGGCCAGGACTGCACCGCGGCGACCCGCGTCCTCGTCCACGAGTCCGTGCACGACGAGTTCGTCGCCGCCCTCGCCAAGGCCGCCTCGGACACGAAGACCGGGCAGCCGGACGACGAGGACATCCTCTACGGCGCGCTCAACAACGCCGACCAGCTCGCGAAGGTGAGCGGCTTCATCGAGCGCCTCCCCGCGCACGCCACGGTCGAGACCGGCGGCCGCCGGGTCGGCGAGCGGGGCTACTTCTACGCCCCGACCGTCGTCTCGGGCCTGAAGCAGGACGACGAGATCGTCCAGAACGAGGTCTTCGGCCCGGTCATCACCGTCCAGCCCTTCACGGACGAGCGGCAGGCGCTGGAGTACGCGAACGGCGTCGAGTACGCCCTGGCCTCCTCGGTCTGGACGAAGGACCACGGCCGCGCCATGCGGATGTCCAAGGCCCTGGACTTCGGCTGCGTGTGGATCAACACCCACATCCCGCTGGTCGCCGAGATGCCGCACGGCGGCTTCAAGAAGTCCGGCTACGGCAAGGACCTGTCGGCCTACGGCTTCGACGACTACACCCGGATCAAGCACGTCATGACGTCGCTGGACGGCTGA
- a CDS encoding ABC transporter ATP-binding protein, protein MVAPPDNDVLRAHALHYATGGTPVLAGVSLGVREGEVLAVTGPRGSGKTTLLECLSGRLVPDSGQVWFRSSPVHPLGAAARERLLRESFGWIGTEPQLVPELTGWENAALPLLLRGTAPRAARTAALGWLERLDAADCARGRPASLTQAQRQRVAVARALTAQPSVLFADDPTARLHSADSASVLRILTTAARSHEITVVLATHDPGVAAHADRRFALLDGRPADPPADRDSGAGDGPAGGNDDTEGRTTCSLSV, encoded by the coding sequence ATGGTGGCCCCGCCGGACAACGACGTTCTCCGGGCACACGCCCTGCACTACGCGACCGGCGGCACACCCGTGCTCGCCGGAGTCTCCCTCGGGGTCCGGGAGGGCGAGGTCCTCGCCGTCACCGGGCCCCGGGGCAGCGGCAAGACGACCCTGCTGGAGTGCCTCTCCGGGCGTCTCGTGCCGGACAGCGGCCAGGTGTGGTTCCGCAGCTCCCCCGTGCACCCCCTCGGCGCGGCCGCGCGGGAGCGGCTGCTCCGCGAGAGCTTCGGCTGGATCGGCACCGAGCCGCAGCTCGTACCGGAGCTCACCGGCTGGGAGAACGCAGCGCTGCCGCTGCTGCTGCGCGGCACGGCCCCGCGCGCCGCCCGGACGGCGGCCCTCGGCTGGCTCGAACGGCTCGACGCCGCCGACTGCGCCCGCGGCCGTCCGGCGTCCCTGACACAGGCACAGCGACAGCGGGTGGCCGTCGCCCGCGCCCTGACCGCCCAGCCGTCGGTGCTGTTCGCCGACGACCCGACGGCCCGGCTGCACAGCGCGGACAGCGCCTCGGTGCTGCGCATCCTCACCACGGCGGCCCGCTCGCACGAGATCACGGTCGTCCTGGCCACCCACGACCCCGGGGTCGCCGCCCACGCGGACCGCCGGTTCGCGCTGCTCGACGGCCGGCCCGCCGACCCGCCCGCCGACCGCGACAGTGGCGCCGGGGACGGCCCGGCCGGCGGCAACGACGACACCGAGGGAAGAACGACGTGCTCGCTCTCCGTCTAG
- a CDS encoding ABC transporter ATP-binding protein: MPSDTTPGTAPVTATGSPPGTGEAPAGPGDAPAARPALLRLDEVTVRFGDRAVLDAVDLEVPERRTVCVLGPSGSGKSTLLRVVAGLHRPDAGRVTLAGRDQAGVPAHRRGVGLMFQDHQLFPQRDVGGNVAFGLRMRKVPRAETERRVAGLLDLVGLPDAGRRAVSSLSGGEQQRVALARALAPEPRLLMLDEPLGQLDRTLRERLVVELRELFRRLGTTVLAVTHDQSEAFALADRVVVMRDGRVAQTGTPLEVWRRPASEFVARFLGFDNVIEGLVRDGAADTPWGRLPVEPGSARGTRRLLVRPTGVRLVPPADGLRCTVAARTFRGDQVSLLLRPGTGPLLEASCALRDAPETGTEVGAAFTAEDVVVLAAGE; encoded by the coding sequence ATGCCCTCCGACACCACTCCGGGCACGGCCCCCGTCACCGCCACCGGCTCTCCTCCCGGCACCGGGGAGGCTCCCGCCGGCCCCGGCGATGCCCCCGCCGCCCGGCCCGCCCTGCTGCGGCTGGACGAGGTGACCGTCCGCTTCGGCGACCGGGCCGTGCTCGACGCGGTGGATCTGGAGGTCCCCGAGCGGCGGACGGTGTGCGTACTCGGGCCGAGCGGCAGCGGCAAGTCCACCCTGCTGCGCGTGGTGGCCGGGCTGCACCGGCCGGACGCCGGCCGGGTGACCCTCGCCGGCCGTGACCAGGCGGGGGTGCCCGCGCACCGGCGCGGCGTCGGACTGATGTTCCAGGACCACCAGCTCTTCCCGCAGCGGGACGTCGGCGGCAACGTCGCCTTCGGCCTGCGCATGCGCAAGGTGCCGCGCGCCGAGACCGAGCGCCGCGTCGCCGGTCTCCTCGACCTCGTCGGGCTGCCCGACGCCGGGCGGCGCGCGGTGTCCTCGCTGTCCGGCGGCGAGCAGCAGCGGGTGGCACTGGCGCGCGCCCTGGCCCCGGAACCGCGGCTCCTGATGCTGGACGAACCGCTGGGCCAGCTCGACCGGACACTCCGCGAGCGGCTGGTCGTCGAACTCCGCGAGCTGTTCCGGCGGCTGGGGACGACCGTGCTGGCGGTCACCCACGACCAGAGCGAGGCCTTCGCCCTCGCCGACCGGGTGGTCGTGATGCGGGACGGCCGTGTCGCCCAGACCGGCACGCCCCTGGAAGTCTGGCGCCGGCCCGCCTCCGAGTTCGTCGCCCGCTTCCTCGGCTTCGACAACGTGATCGAAGGGCTGGTGCGCGACGGGGCCGCCGACACCCCCTGGGGCCGGCTGCCGGTGGAGCCGGGCTCCGCCCGGGGCACGCGCCGGCTGCTCGTCCGCCCCACCGGGGTCCGGCTGGTGCCGCCCGCCGACGGCCTGCGCTGCACCGTCGCGGCCCGTACCTTCCGCGGCGACCAGGTCTCCCTGCTGCTCCGCCCCGGGACGGGGCCGCTCCTGGAGGCGTCCTGCGCCCTGCGCGACGCCCCGGAGACCGGTACGGAGGTGGGCGCGGCGTTCACCGCCGAGGACGTGGTGGTGCTGGCCGCGGGGGAGTAG
- a CDS encoding ABC transporter permease: MAVPAAFFALFFVHPVAAIVARGLRDGGRWRFGRAGAVLTDPLVLDVLWFTAWQAAASTALTVAVALPGAYVFARLDFPGKRLLRALVVVPFVLPTVVADSAFLALLGRGGLLDELWGVRLDTTVWAILLAHVFFNYAVVVRTVGGLWAQLDPRQEEAARMLGASRLTAWRRITLPALAPAVAAAALMVFLFTFTSFGVVQILGGPRYSTLEVEIYRQTAQLLDLPTAAVLTLLQFCAVGGLLLLHARTVRRRESALRLVDPAHTSRRPRGAAQWALLGSTVTVVALLLLLPLGVLVERSLDAPDGYGFAFYRALGSEEGGTFTVAPLEAVGNSLAFAAVATLIALVVGGLAAAALTRRAGRLVRGFDALLMLPLGTSAVTVGFGFLIALDEPPLDLRSAWILVPLAQALVGVPFVVRTMLPVLRAVDPRLREAAAVLGASPLRAWREVDLPLVRRALLVAAGFAFAVSLGEFGATVFIARADTLTLPVAVARLLGRAGALPYGQAMALSTILMLVCAVSLLLLERVRTDRSGSGEF; the protein is encoded by the coding sequence ATGGCGGTCCCGGCGGCCTTCTTCGCCCTGTTCTTCGTCCACCCGGTGGCCGCGATCGTGGCCCGGGGGCTGCGCGACGGGGGACGGTGGCGGTTCGGCCGGGCCGGCGCGGTGCTGACGGACCCGCTCGTCCTGGACGTGCTCTGGTTCACCGCGTGGCAGGCGGCGGCGTCCACGGCGCTGACCGTGGCCGTCGCGCTGCCGGGCGCCTATGTCTTCGCCCGCCTCGACTTCCCCGGCAAGCGGCTGCTGCGGGCGCTGGTGGTGGTGCCGTTCGTCCTGCCCACCGTCGTGGCCGACTCGGCCTTCCTGGCGCTGCTGGGACGCGGCGGACTGCTGGACGAGCTGTGGGGCGTCCGGCTGGACACCACGGTGTGGGCGATCCTGCTCGCCCATGTGTTCTTCAACTACGCGGTCGTGGTGCGGACGGTCGGCGGCCTGTGGGCGCAGCTCGACCCGCGCCAGGAGGAGGCCGCGCGGATGCTCGGCGCGAGCCGCCTCACCGCCTGGCGCCGGATCACCTTGCCGGCTCTCGCGCCCGCGGTCGCCGCCGCGGCGCTGATGGTCTTTCTCTTCACCTTCACCTCCTTCGGGGTGGTCCAGATCCTCGGCGGTCCGCGCTACTCGACCCTGGAGGTCGAGATCTACCGGCAGACCGCACAACTGCTCGACCTGCCGACGGCGGCCGTGCTGACGCTGCTGCAGTTCTGTGCCGTCGGCGGCCTGCTCCTGCTGCACGCCCGGACGGTGCGGCGGCGCGAGAGCGCGCTGCGGCTGGTCGACCCCGCGCACACCTCCCGCCGTCCGCGCGGCGCCGCCCAGTGGGCCCTGCTGGGCTCCACGGTGACGGTCGTCGCGCTGCTGCTCCTGCTGCCGCTGGGGGTGCTCGTCGAGCGCTCGCTGGACGCACCGGACGGCTACGGCTTCGCCTTCTACCGGGCGCTGGGGTCCGAGGAGGGCGGGACGTTCACGGTGGCGCCGCTGGAGGCGGTGGGCAACTCCCTGGCCTTCGCGGCCGTGGCCACCCTGATCGCCCTGGTGGTCGGCGGTCTGGCCGCGGCGGCCCTGACCCGGCGGGCCGGGAGACTCGTACGGGGTTTCGACGCGCTGCTGATGCTGCCGCTGGGCACCTCCGCCGTGACGGTCGGCTTCGGCTTCCTCATCGCGCTCGACGAGCCGCCCCTGGACCTGCGGTCCGCCTGGATCCTGGTGCCGCTGGCGCAGGCCCTGGTCGGCGTGCCGTTCGTCGTCCGCACCATGCTGCCCGTCCTGCGCGCGGTCGATCCGCGGCTGCGCGAGGCGGCCGCCGTGCTGGGCGCCTCCCCGCTGCGCGCCTGGCGCGAGGTGGACCTGCCGCTGGTGCGGCGGGCGCTGCTCGTCGCCGCGGGCTTCGCCTTCGCCGTCTCGCTCGGGGAGTTCGGCGCCACCGTCTTCATCGCCCGTGCCGACACCCTCACCCTTCCGGTCGCCGTGGCCCGGCTGCTGGGCCGGGCCGGCGCACTGCCGTACGGGCAGGCGATGGCGCTCAGCACGATCCTGATGCTGGTCTGCGCGGTGTCCCTGCTGCTTCTCGAACGCGTCCGCACCGACCGCTCCGGCTCCGGGGAGTTCTGA
- a CDS encoding thiamine ABC transporter substrate-binding protein — translation MTTHLRGRSAAALLVTALGVTSLAACGDSGDPAGKDGGETAAVTLVTHDSFAVSDDVLKEFTEQTGRKVEILRGGDAGTTVNQAVLSKGNPQGDVLFGVDNTLLSRALDHGIFSPYEARGLEKVPEELRLDRGKHRVTPVDYGDICVNYDRGWFEKKRLAPPETFDDLVKPAYKDLLVTENAATSSPGLGFLLATAAEYGDDGWQDYWKKLKANGVEVVDGWEQAYNDRFSGSGGGKGKGDKPLVVSYASSPPAEVLGQDPLPQEGPTGVAKGTCFRQTEFAGLLDGAENPEGGKELLDFLLSETFQEDVPLQMFVHPARTDVKLPEVFTRYGETIEKPASLSPEKIAENREQWVKAWSQLVPR, via the coding sequence ATGACCACGCACCTTCGCGGACGGTCCGCCGCCGCGCTGCTCGTCACCGCGCTGGGCGTCACCTCGCTCGCCGCGTGCGGCGACTCCGGTGATCCGGCCGGGAAGGACGGCGGCGAGACCGCGGCCGTCACCCTGGTCACCCATGACTCGTTCGCCGTCTCCGACGACGTGCTGAAGGAGTTCACCGAGCAGACCGGCCGCAAGGTCGAGATCCTGCGCGGCGGCGACGCCGGCACGACCGTCAACCAGGCCGTGCTGTCCAAGGGCAATCCGCAGGGTGACGTCCTCTTCGGCGTCGACAACACCCTGCTCTCGCGCGCCCTCGACCACGGGATCTTCTCGCCGTACGAGGCCAGGGGGCTGGAGAAGGTACCGGAGGAACTCCGGCTCGACCGGGGGAAGCACCGGGTCACGCCCGTCGACTACGGCGACATCTGCGTCAACTACGACCGCGGCTGGTTCGAGAAGAAGCGGCTCGCGCCGCCGGAGACCTTCGACGACCTGGTGAAGCCGGCCTACAAGGACCTGCTGGTCACCGAGAACGCCGCCACCTCCTCGCCGGGGCTGGGCTTCCTCCTCGCCACCGCGGCCGAGTACGGCGACGACGGCTGGCAGGACTACTGGAAGAAGCTCAAGGCCAACGGCGTCGAGGTGGTCGACGGCTGGGAGCAGGCCTACAACGACCGCTTCTCCGGCTCCGGCGGCGGCAAGGGCAAGGGCGACAAGCCCCTCGTCGTCTCCTACGCCTCCAGCCCGCCCGCCGAGGTGCTGGGGCAGGACCCGCTGCCCCAGGAGGGGCCGACGGGGGTGGCGAAGGGCACCTGCTTCCGGCAGACCGAGTTCGCCGGGCTGCTGGACGGCGCGGAGAACCCCGAGGGCGGCAAGGAACTCCTGGACTTCCTGCTGAGCGAGACCTTCCAGGAGGACGTGCCGTTGCAGATGTTCGTCCATCCGGCCCGCACGGACGTCAAGCTGCCGGAGGTCTTCACCCGGTACGGGGAGACGATCGAGAAGCCCGCCTCCCTGTCCCCGGAGAAGATCGCCGAGAACCGTGAGCAGTGGGTCAAGGCATGGTCCCAGCTCGTTCCGAGGTGA
- the rlmN gene encoding 23S rRNA (adenine(2503)-C(2))-methyltransferase RlmN: MPKPGELTFAVPRGAKKPPRHLADLTPAERRDAVAAIGEKPFRAGQVSRHYFARYAGDPAAWTDIPAAAREKLAAELLPELMTVVRHISCDDDTTRKTLWRLFDGTLVESVLMRYPDRVTMCVSSQAGCGMNCPFCATGQAGLDRNLSTAEIVHQIVDGMRALRDGEIPGGPARLSNIVFMGMGEPLANYNRVVGAIRRLTDPEPDGLGLSQRGITVSTVGLVPAMLRFADEGFSCRLAVSLHAPDDELRDTLVPVNTRWKVREVLDAAWEYAEKSGRRVSVEYALIRDINDQAWRGDLLGRLLKGRRVHVNLIPLNPTPGSKWTASRPEDEKAFVAALEAHRVPVTVRDTRGQEIDGACGQLAAAER, encoded by the coding sequence ATGCCTAAGCCCGGAGAACTCACCTTTGCCGTGCCGCGCGGGGCCAAGAAGCCGCCGCGGCATCTTGCCGACCTCACCCCCGCCGAGCGCCGTGACGCCGTGGCGGCCATCGGCGAGAAGCCGTTCCGGGCCGGCCAGGTCTCGCGTCACTACTTCGCCCGGTACGCCGGCGACCCGGCGGCCTGGACGGACATCCCGGCGGCGGCCCGTGAGAAGCTCGCGGCCGAACTGCTGCCCGAACTCATGACCGTCGTGCGGCACATCAGCTGCGACGACGACACCACCCGCAAGACGCTGTGGCGGCTCTTCGACGGCACGCTCGTCGAGTCGGTCCTGATGCGCTACCCGGACCGGGTCACCATGTGCGTCTCCTCGCAGGCCGGCTGCGGGATGAACTGCCCCTTCTGCGCCACCGGCCAGGCCGGTCTCGACCGCAATCTGTCGACCGCCGAGATCGTGCACCAGATCGTGGACGGCATGCGGGCGCTGCGGGACGGCGAGATCCCCGGCGGGCCGGCCCGGCTGTCGAACATCGTCTTCATGGGGATGGGCGAGCCGCTCGCCAACTACAACCGCGTCGTCGGCGCCATCCGGCGGCTCACCGACCCCGAGCCGGACGGTCTCGGGCTCTCGCAGCGCGGCATCACCGTCTCCACCGTCGGTCTCGTCCCGGCGATGCTGCGCTTCGCGGACGAGGGGTTCAGCTGCCGGCTCGCGGTCTCGCTGCACGCCCCGGACGACGAGCTCCGCGACACCCTCGTGCCGGTCAACACCCGGTGGAAGGTGCGCGAAGTGCTCGACGCCGCCTGGGAGTACGCCGAGAAGTCCGGCCGCCGGGTCTCCGTCGAGTACGCGCTGATCCGCGACATCAACGACCAGGCCTGGCGCGGTGATCTGCTCGGCCGGCTGCTCAAGGGCCGCCGCGTGCACGTCAATCTCATCCCGCTCAACCCGACGCCCGGCTCGAAGTGGACCGCCTCGCGGCCCGAGGACGAGAAGGCGTTCGTGGCCGCGCTGGAGGCGCACCGGGTGCCGGTGACCGTCCGGGACACCCGGGGCCAGGAGATCGACGGCGCATGCGGTCAGCTGGCCGCCGCGGAGCGCTGA
- a CDS encoding phosphatidate cytidylyltransferase, with protein sequence MNDSSRGAPPHAGYGGPPGQGPVRPPAAGPPHGAGDAAQTRPMPIVPPAGGDQDDRDGHDRGAARPSGPPVHAHRPAGAHPSPATPPRKRAGRDLRAAIGVGVGLGAVILASLFFVKDVFVGVIAAAVVVGLWELTSRLREQKGIRAPLVPLALGGVAMVVAGYLRGPEGAWVAMALTALAVLAWRMTDAPENYLRDVTAALFAAFYVPFLATFVALMLAADDGAWWVLVFLLLTVVSDTGAYAVGWRFGTHKLAPRISPGKTREGLLGAVGFAMVAGALCLEFLIDGGSWWEGLLLGLAVAGSATLGDLGESMIKRDLGIKDMGTLLPGHGGIMDRLDSLLPTAPVAWLLLVVFTGSG encoded by the coding sequence ATGAACGACTCTTCCCGGGGCGCCCCGCCGCACGCCGGCTACGGGGGACCGCCCGGTCAGGGGCCCGTGCGGCCTCCCGCGGCGGGTCCCCCGCACGGGGCGGGCGATGCGGCGCAGACTCGGCCCATGCCCATCGTGCCCCCCGCAGGCGGCGACCAGGACGACCGCGACGGACACGACCGGGGGGCCGCTCGTCCGAGCGGCCCCCCGGTCCACGCGCACCGCCCGGCCGGAGCCCATCCGTCTCCCGCGACGCCGCCCCGCAAGCGCGCGGGCCGCGACCTGCGGGCCGCGATCGGCGTGGGAGTCGGCCTCGGCGCGGTGATCCTCGCCTCGCTGTTCTTCGTCAAGGACGTCTTCGTCGGGGTGATCGCGGCCGCGGTCGTCGTCGGCCTCTGGGAGCTGACCTCCCGGCTGCGCGAGCAGAAGGGCATCCGCGCGCCACTGGTGCCGCTGGCCCTCGGCGGCGTCGCCATGGTCGTCGCGGGGTACCTGCGGGGTCCGGAGGGCGCCTGGGTCGCCATGGCGCTCACCGCGCTCGCCGTCCTGGCCTGGCGGATGACGGACGCCCCGGAGAACTACCTCCGCGACGTCACGGCCGCTCTCTTCGCCGCCTTCTACGTGCCGTTCCTCGCCACCTTCGTGGCGCTGATGCTGGCCGCCGACGACGGTGCCTGGTGGGTGCTGGTCTTCCTGCTGCTCACCGTGGTCAGCGACACCGGTGCCTACGCCGTCGGCTGGCGCTTCGGCACGCACAAGCTCGCGCCGCGCATCAGCCCCGGCAAGACGCGCGAAGGCCTGCTCGGGGCGGTCGGCTTCGCCATGGTGGCCGGCGCGCTGTGCCTGGAGTTCCTGATCGACGGGGGCAGTTGGTGGGAGGGCCTGCTGCTCGGCCTGGCGGTCGCGGGCAGCGCCACCCTGGGCGACCTCGGCGAGTCCATGATCAAGCGGGACCTCGGGATCAAGGACATGGGCACGCTGCTCCCCGGCCACGGCGGGATCATGGACCGTCTGGACTCGCTGCTGCCCACCGCTCCGGTCGCGTGGCTGCTGCTGGTGGTCTTCACGGGCTCGGGCTGA